The window TCATTCAACAAGCGAAGCAAAAATATGAGCATCCAATTGAACAAATGGAAGAAATAATGAAAGCTAACGCTGGTGAGAAGGGTTTTGTTCTTCTTATGAAAGAAAATAAAGAACACGAAGACCATGACCCTAACAGCTGTCAATTTTCTGAAGTAAATAAAGAGCTAAGGGAATTAATCCAAAACTTACGGCGAGTTGGGTATATATCGCAGGGAACTCCAGACTCATGGGTTCTTCATATGTATGATGGTATTCTTTTTACAGCTTGGGAAACTATGTACAACGGCTCTGTAGCCCCGAAAGAGATCCCCAATCTATCATGGAATACTTTCAAAAATGGTTTGTTAGTTGATGACAATTCAAAAAGGTTCATTTGAAGGTGTCACCGTTATAGTAATAGCGAAGAAAGGGAGTATGAATAATGAATGAGAAAATTTTTGATTGTATTGTAATTGGAGGCGGCGCTGCTGGACTTAGTGCAGCACTTGTTTTAGGTCGTTCGAG of the Bacillus sp. 2205SS5-2 genome contains:
- a CDS encoding TetR/AcrR family transcriptional regulator, with the protein product MSKSRAKIIETAIQVLSLDESASLEDIAVAAGVSRMTLHRNFRNRETLFKEIHESLIQHTLSIIQQAKQKYEHPIEQMEEIMKANAGEKGFVLLMKENKEHEDHDPNSCQFSEVNKELRELIQNLRRVGYISQGTPDSWVLHMYDGILFTAWETMYNGSVAPKEIPNLSWNTFKNGLLVDDNSKRFI